The nucleotide sequence GTGTAGCCTACCTTCCACATTTGGATCATAACAGACAATTTCAGTACTATTATGGCTACCTCCAACACCAACTGATAACTCCAGAGGACAGTTCTGAAATCCTTCGGCATCAATCATCTTAAACACAAGATAAGTTGCATACTGAGTATTTGGAGACAAGGCAAGGATATTTATCATCCAACCAATACCAAGCAACCACATATGTCGAAGATAAGCAACCTCGTGGAACCTGTCCAACACAAAAAGTTACCGAAATAAGAATACATGAATTGACAAAAAAGTTGAAAGAGATTCATAACGTCACAAATGGGATATTTAGACGGGTGTAGATACACCAATAATGCAAGCTCGTCAACAAAAATTTCGAAGTTGTAAACCAATgataactaaattatttaaagtgAAAATGAATGTGATAAACTTCTAAGTTAAGAAGCTACATTGTTAGTTATCTACAAAGATTTATCAGGCAGCAGACCACCATTCAAGTAAATGGAATGAATAATTTGCCAAGAAAGGAGAAAGAATAGAGTTAAAACATACAAGCGTGAAGGTGAAGAAAgcaataaacatgagaaaaAGTGTATGACAGTGAGAAATACAATCGGAGAACACATTCACAAAGataattttcaattaagatttaattaaattgatgatGATATATTGGTTGGTTATTACTTATCATTAAGTTTTTATTAGGGAGTTACTTATCATTAAGTTAATGaacacaattaaaataaaacaaatggaAAAGTTAAGAGCTAACC is from Medicago truncatula cultivar Jemalong A17 chromosome 1, MtrunA17r5.0-ANR, whole genome shotgun sequence and encodes:
- the LOC11435101 gene encoding F-box protein PP2-B10: MWLLGIGWMINILALSPNTQYATYLVFKMIDAEGFQNCPLELSVGVGGSHNSTEIVCYDPNVEGRLHNRVSQRRDGWLEIEIREFFNSGQEDEVLMNVKQRDYWKKDLLLAGIEVRPK